The following coding sequences are from one Capsicum annuum cultivar UCD-10X-F1 chromosome 3, UCD10Xv1.1, whole genome shotgun sequence window:
- the LOC107866376 gene encoding uncharacterized protein LOC107866376 yields MGKNQITIKHTTQSSGVCEKIFKIVNITPGFRSFHRVSPRDNPKFATNSAKATMSKPVALTQNRFTIPLELNRQQIPSQENMVLVEYNHISGDSAIPKFKGESVNKSSHVKNMSNIVHHEINEGPKDDNDRFSNYIDQVKNRMRSMSSFDDDKASHRYVIDRSKFNTN; encoded by the exons ATGGGAAAGAACCAAATCACCATCAAACACACTACTCAATCCTCAGGAGTTTGtgaaaagattttcaaaatagtgaATATAACTCCAGGTTTTCGATCATTCCACCGCGTTTCTCCACGTGATAATCCAAAATTTGCTACTAATTCAGCTAAAGCTACTATGTCCAAACCAGTTGCTCTTACTCAAAATAGATTCACTATTCCTCTTGAGTTAAATCGCCAGCAAATTCCATCACAAGAGAACATG GTACTAGTAGAATACAATCACATTTCAGGAGACAGTGCCATACCCAAGTTTAAGGGTGAATCTGTGAACAAGTCCTCTCATGTAAAGAACATGTCCAATATAGTTCATCATGAGATAAATGAAGGTCCTAAAGATGATAATGACCGGTTTTCTAATTATATTGATCAAGTGAAAAATAGGATGAGAAGTATGTCtagttttgatgatgataaaGCCTCTCATCGCTATGTTATTGACCGCTCCAAGTTCAACACTAATTAG